In the genome of Ctenopharyngodon idella isolate HZGC_01 chromosome 19, HZGC01, whole genome shotgun sequence, one region contains:
- the bet1 gene encoding BET1 homolog, which yields MRRAGLGEGGPQGNYVASGYSLYEEENEHLQEGLKAKVHALKHLSIDIGNEVKYQNKMLGEMDSDFDSTGGLLGSTMGRLKLLARGSQTKVYCYMLLFALFVFIVLYWVIKLR from the exons ATGAGGCGTGCAGGTTTGG GTGAAGGGGGCCCTCAAGGCAATTACGTTGCGAGTGGATACAGCTTGTATGAGGAGGAGAACGAACATCTACAGGAGGGACTGAAAGCTAAAGTACACGCACTTAAACAT CTATCGATTGACATTGGAAATGAAGTCAAGTACCAGAATAAAATGTTGGGAGAAATG GACTCAGACTTCGACTCAACTGGAGGTCTCTTGGGATCCACCATGGGTAGATTGAAGCTCCTTGCCAGGGGAAGCCAAACCAAAGTGTACTGCTACATGCTGCTGTTCGccctgtttgttttcattgtcCTGTACTGGGTGATCAAACTGAGGTGA